A stretch of Candidatus Methylomirabilota bacterium DNA encodes these proteins:
- a CDS encoding NAD(P)-dependent oxidoreductase, whose amino-acid sequence MTTKPRIGFLGLGTMGGQMARRLVSEGYAVTGYDVDPGRAGQAKANGVILAASPARVAEAADFVLSSLTDPAAVRRAYLGEDGVLSALRPGMTLIDLSTIDPDCWREVAAAARKSGVECLDAPVSGGPIEAGSGKLVFLIGGEAAVLERCRPLLMTLGTDLHHVGPLGSGQVVKIVNNVMSMGNMAVAAEAMVLGVKAGVDPERLFEILSTSGGRSHHFLKRMPNVLAGNFAPSFGINLSRKDLSLALAMAASLEMPMPVAATVRQMYEAAHAQGLGALDMAAVTSLYEQWTGVKVRKKASGSNPSPVR is encoded by the coding sequence ATGACGACGAAGCCCAGGATCGGATTTCTTGGCTTGGGGACCATGGGCGGGCAGATGGCGCGGCGGCTCGTGTCCGAGGGGTATGCGGTGACGGGCTATGACGTGGATCCTGGCCGCGCCGGACAGGCCAAGGCGAACGGGGTGATCCTGGCCGCTTCGCCGGCTCGAGTCGCGGAAGCCGCGGACTTCGTCCTGTCGAGCTTGACCGATCCCGCCGCCGTTCGCCGCGCCTATCTCGGCGAGGATGGGGTGCTCTCGGCGCTCCGCCCTGGCATGACATTGATCGACCTGAGCACCATCGATCCGGATTGCTGGCGCGAGGTGGCGGCGGCGGCCAGAAAGTCCGGCGTCGAATGTCTCGACGCGCCCGTGAGCGGCGGCCCCATCGAGGCGGGAAGCGGCAAGCTCGTCTTTCTCATCGGGGGCGAGGCGGCCGTGCTCGAGCGATGCCGGCCCCTTCTGATGACGCTGGGCACCGATCTCCACCACGTCGGTCCCCTCGGCTCGGGCCAGGTCGTGAAGATCGTCAACAACGTGATGTCGATGGGGAACATGGCGGTGGCCGCCGAGGCGATGGTGCTGGGGGTGAAGGCCGGGGTCGACCCGGAGCGCCTCTTCGAGATCCTCTCCACGAGCGGCGGCCGCTCCCACCACTTCCTCAAGCGCATGCCCAACGTGCTCGCCGGGAATTTCGCGCCGTCCTTCGGCATCAACCTGTCGCGCAAGGATCTCTCGCTGGCGCTGGCCATGGCCGCCAGTCTGGAGATGCCCATGCCGGTGGCGGCCACCGTCCGGCAGATGTACGAGGCCGCGCACGCGCAGGGCCTGGGCGCCCTCGACATGGCCGCCGTCACCTCGCTTTATGAGCAATGGACAGGCGTGAAGGTCCGGAAGAAAGCATCCGGCAGCAACCCGAGCCCAGTACGCTAG